Proteins encoded in a region of the Rutidosis leptorrhynchoides isolate AG116_Rl617_1_P2 chromosome 9, CSIRO_AGI_Rlap_v1, whole genome shotgun sequence genome:
- the LOC139869151 gene encoding uncharacterized protein: protein MDLVTRGRVGRRARAVQPRILWKNLYGANADTFRAIVVNRLSVEEDYVAPTDADQIWNRMASTIRDVAKETLGVAIGTSRAHKSRRESWWLSDDVQSKVALKQTRIAKARERGRRDLGNIKYIKDVAGQSIVREDLIRKRWEEYFASLFGRGRPEQNGEPHEVQEFQNNCFCTRINQEEVRLALRKMGRNKAVGPDQIPIEAWKCLGGDG from the exons ATGGACCTAGTCACTAGGGGAAGAGTTGGCAGGAGGGCTAGGGCTGTACAACCTAGAATCCTTTGGAAGAACCTCTATGGAGCGAATGCGGATACTTTTAGAGCGATTGTTGTTAATAGATTGAGTGTAGAAGAGGATTACGTTGCCCCTACGGACGCAGACCAGATATGGAATCGCATGGCGTCCACTATCAGAGATGTGGCAAAAGAGACCTTAGGAGTGGCTATAGGGACATCGAGAGCCCATAAGAGTAGAAGAGAGTCATGGTGGCTTAGTGACGATGTCCAATCGAAAGTCGCGTTAAAGCAGacgag gatagccaaagctagggagcgaGGAAGGAGGGACTTAGGTAACATCAAATATATCAAGGATGTAGCAGGTCAAAGTATAGTGAGAGAAGACcttattaggaaaagatgggaagaatATTTTGCATCCCTTTTCGGTAGGGGAAGACCAGAGCAGAACGGTGAACCCCACGAGGTTCAGGAGTTTCAAAACAACTGTTTCTGCACGAGGATTAATCAGGAGGAAGTTAGATTGgccctacgaaagatggggagaaacaaagcagtaggaccagACCAAATTCCGATTGAGGCGTGGAAGTGCCTAGGAGGTGACGGGTGA
- the LOC139865705 gene encoding F-box/FBD/LRR-repeat protein At1g13570-like produces the protein MDSVFGKHKTSKSAFKDIISSMPEDVITNILNRLPIQYAVTTSTLSRNWRFKWTSLSHVVLDKEFFDFLRGLGVENWYSEMIISQILHHLKGSITKFDLFIPYDKVLDVNTIDHWLMLLSKKGIKELKLINMYQEPLRLSSNLFSCVKLERLTLGECSIFSAQTTVCGFPNLLHLDLDCVEFVKEIFGEIITQCPLLECLQVGRRFPWDPSGKVKIDEIAKLKNLKCLWLPLCLLDNITITSSLVFHLVDHFSKLQVLYLDLSVCEFLGESSARDRVGTSSFSCLSTLKLDSIDSGNDDMLSFAFDMIWGSPKLHTLKITSAYAVPPPASSALKHISTRQLKHLRIVEFKDFGGSESEINMIKNILACSPMLNKIDIYLCSVTMYFGDNYELMFATKLLPKLHRASSAAQMNIIDRSDEYDVLLNSNI, from the exons ATGGATTCAGTTTTCGGGAAACATAAGACATCAAAATCAGCATTTAAGGATATTATTAGCAGTATGCCGGAAGATGTGATAACTAATATTCTCAATCGTTTGCCAATACAATATGCGGTCACAACATCTACCTTGTCAAGAAACTGGAGGTTCAAATGGACTTCACTCAGCCATGTCGTTTTAGACAAGGAATTTTTTGACTTTTTACGAGGACTGGGAGTTGAAAATTGGTATAGCGAGATGATTATAAGTcaaattcttcatcatcttaaaGGTTCCATTACCAAGTTTGATCTCTTCATACCATATGACAAGGTACTGGATGTTAACACTATTGATCATTGGTTGATGTTGCTGTCCAAAAAGGGAATTAAGGAGTTGAAACTTATAAATATGTATCAAGAACCTCTTAGGTTGTCTTCAAATTTATTCTCTTGTGTTAAGTTGGAACGTTTGACCCTTGGTGAATGTTCTATTTTCTCTGCACAAACGACTGTATGTGGTTTCCCAAATCTTTTGCATTTGGACTTGGATTGTGTAGAATTTGTGAAGGAAATATTTGGAGAAATTATCACCCAATGTCCATTACTTGAGTGTTTGCAAGTTGGCCGCCGATTTCCCTGGGATCCTTCTGGTAAAGTAAAAATCGACGAAATTGCAAAACTTAAAAATCTCAAATGTTTATGGTTACCGTTGTGTCTGCTTGACAATATAACGATCACAAGTTCCTTAGTCTTTCACCTTGTGGATCATTTTTCGAAACTTCAAGTGCTTTATTTGGATCTCAGTGTGTGCGAG TTTTTAGGAGAATCAAGTGCAAGAGATAGGGTTGGTACCTCCTCCTTTAGCTGCCTCAGCACTCTGAAATTAGACTCAATAGATTCTGGCAATGATGATATGTTATCGTTCGCCTTTGACATGATTTGGGGGTCACCAAAACTGCATACCCTTAAGATCACG TCTGCATATGCGGTCCCACCACCTGCATCGTCAGCATTAAAGCACATCTCAACGAGGCAGTTGAAGCACCTACGGATTGTGGAGTTCAAGGATTTTGGAGGTTCAGAGAGTGAGATTAATATGATTAAGAATATACTTGCTTGTTCGCCCATGTTAAACAAGATTGATATATATCTGTGTTCAGTCACCATGTATTTTGGTGACAATTATGAGTTGATGTTTGCTACAAAGCTGCTGCCAAAACTCCATCGAGCCTCTTCCGCAGCCCAAATGAATATCATTGATCGGTCTGATGAGTATGATGTATTACTTAATAGTAATATATAG